A portion of the Thermodesulfobacteriota bacterium genome contains these proteins:
- a CDS encoding ATP-binding protein, which translates to MGDWIRHSLGNKILAAVSVCIVLVMAAEIALRLNFGRSDRIEITRTLSMDLAAATYAGIRYPMSVGDNEAVKHALADIRQDMADVEVYVCDDRGRIVWSTHSDTAQSHLSAVLAGPEALAAVAAMLEQGRPPDCSFDDTSHGKKALVTMLPIRNRSECVHCHGESRPILGGMVVRTDFQHSIERMTAGSIRTVLVTMVGIAALIILISFQIRKLVRLPVANLVQGAGAVASGDLDVVIPVTSLDELGGLAKSFNQMTGELRAARGEIERWTHSLEELVEERTTQLKKAQEGAIQAEKMASIGRMAAIVAHEINNPISGIRTYARLLLKKQGEIFVPGISPNLIRYLETIESEAVRCGEIVKSLLQFSRPTRLQLAPQRLAPLIAEAVGLVQPQLEATGCRVDQVAPVEGLMVACDPQRLKQALVAILINATNAVVKDQGVIEVGCQVRGDGQTVAVAIRDNGAGMDEETRQRMFEPFFTTKLDQLKENAGPNIGLGLTVVDEIVRLHGGEIQVQSQKGAGTTITIILPLALSAVTSGAHTS; encoded by the coding sequence ATGGGCGATTGGATCAGGCACAGCCTGGGCAACAAGATCCTGGCAGCGGTTTCCGTGTGCATCGTGCTGGTCATGGCCGCAGAGATCGCGCTGCGGCTCAACTTCGGCCGGAGCGATCGGATCGAGATCACCAGGACCCTGTCCATGGACCTGGCCGCGGCCACCTACGCCGGCATCCGCTACCCCATGTCGGTGGGGGACAACGAGGCGGTCAAGCATGCCCTGGCCGATATCCGGCAGGATATGGCGGACGTGGAGGTCTATGTCTGCGACGACCGGGGCCGCATCGTCTGGTCCACCCACAGCGACACCGCCCAGTCCCACCTGTCGGCGGTGCTGGCCGGCCCCGAGGCCCTGGCCGCGGTGGCGGCGATGCTGGAGCAGGGCCGGCCGCCGGACTGCTCCTTCGACGACACCTCCCACGGGAAGAAGGCCCTGGTCACGATGCTGCCGATCAGGAACCGCTCGGAATGCGTCCACTGCCATGGCGAATCCCGGCCGATTCTGGGCGGCATGGTGGTGCGGACCGATTTCCAGCACAGCATCGAGCGGATGACCGCCGGCAGCATCCGGACTGTGCTGGTCACCATGGTCGGCATTGCCGCCCTCATTATCCTGATCTCCTTCCAGATCCGGAAGCTGGTGCGCCTGCCGGTGGCGAACCTGGTCCAGGGGGCCGGCGCAGTGGCCAGCGGCGACCTGGATGTGGTCATCCCCGTGACCTCCTTGGACGAGCTGGGTGGTCTGGCCAAGTCCTTCAACCAGATGACCGGGGAGCTGCGAGCGGCCCGCGGGGAGATCGAGCGCTGGACCCATTCCCTGGAGGAGCTGGTGGAGGAGCGGACTACCCAGCTCAAGAAGGCCCAGGAAGGGGCGATCCAGGCGGAGAAGATGGCCTCCATCGGCCGCATGGCCGCCATTGTCGCCCATGAGATCAACAACCCGATCTCAGGCATCCGCACCTACGCCCGGCTGCTGCTGAAGAAGCAGGGGGAGATCTTCGTCCCGGGCATCAGCCCCAACCTGATCCGCTACCTGGAGACCATCGAAAGCGAGGCGGTGCGCTGCGGGGAGATCGTGAAGAGCCTTCTGCAGTTCTCCCGGCCCACCCGCCTGCAGCTGGCGCCACAGCGGCTGGCGCCGCTCATCGCCGAGGCGGTGGGGCTGGTGCAGCCCCAGCTGGAGGCGACCGGCTGCCGGGTGGACCAGGTGGCGCCTGTTGAAGGGCTCATGGTGGCGTGCGATCCGCAGCGCCTCAAACAGGCCCTGGTGGCCATTCTCATCAACGCCACCAACGCCGTCGTGAAGGATCAGGGGGTCATCGAGGTGGGGTGTCAGGTGCGAGGCGACGGCCAGACCGTGGCGGTGGCGATCCGGGACAACGGGGCCGGCATGGACGAGGAGACGAGGCAGCGCATGTTCGAGCCCTTCTTCACCACCAAGCTGGACCAGCTCAAGGAGAACGCCGGTCCCAACATCGGCCTGGGGCTGACCGTGGTGGACGAGATCGTCCGGCTGCATGGCGGCGAGATCCAGGTCCAGTCCCAGAAAGGCGCCGGCACCACCATCACCATCATCCTGCCCCTGGCCTTGTCTGCCGTCACTTCCGGAGCCCATACTTCTTGA
- a CDS encoding sigma-54 dependent transcriptional regulator, whose amino-acid sequence MAQERSNSDITILVVDDEFSIRDSLQAWLSDEGYEVGVAASGEEALRRLVERDWDIFFVDLRMPGMGGMELLDRIKEAQPDGVIIIMTAYASVDSAVQAMKSGAYDYLSKPFDPDHLAMLVRNAIERKRLVDETHRLKTSIATSFSADEIIGDSPAVVQVLEQVRAVAEVDSTVLIRGESGTGKELVARAIHVNSQRRYAPLVTINCGALPETILESELFGHEKGAFTGAHQARKGKFEMADGGTIFLDEIGNISPKIQMEFLRVLEDKRFYRVGGSKEIRADFRIIAATNKDLTAAMEREEFRSDLYYRLNVFVIEIPPLRERRGDIPVLASHFLAAYSRQMARNIKGINQEAMALLQAYDWPGNVRELENAIERAVVVSKGSLIEPFDLPITLRRPEKRPAEISDLSLDGAQRVHIARVLELNEWNISRAAEELKIDRVTLYNKIKKYGLRK is encoded by the coding sequence GTGGCCCAGGAGCGCAGCAACAGCGACATCACCATCCTGGTGGTGGACGACGAGTTCTCCATCCGGGATTCCCTGCAGGCCTGGCTCTCGGACGAGGGCTACGAGGTGGGGGTGGCGGCCAGCGGCGAGGAGGCGCTCCGCCGCCTGGTGGAGCGGGACTGGGACATCTTCTTCGTGGACCTCCGGATGCCCGGCATGGGGGGAATGGAGCTTCTGGACCGGATCAAGGAGGCGCAGCCCGACGGGGTGATCATCATCATGACCGCCTACGCCTCGGTGGACTCGGCGGTCCAGGCCATGAAGAGCGGCGCTTACGACTACCTCTCCAAGCCCTTCGACCCGGACCATCTGGCCATGCTGGTCCGGAACGCCATCGAGCGCAAACGGCTGGTGGACGAGACGCACCGCCTGAAGACCAGCATCGCCACTTCGTTTTCCGCCGACGAGATCATTGGTGACAGCCCCGCCGTCGTCCAGGTCCTGGAGCAGGTGCGCGCCGTGGCCGAGGTGGATTCCACGGTGCTCATCCGGGGGGAGAGCGGCACCGGCAAGGAGCTGGTGGCCCGGGCCATCCATGTCAACAGCCAGCGCCGCTACGCCCCCCTGGTCACCATCAACTGCGGTGCCCTGCCGGAGACGATCCTGGAAAGCGAGCTCTTCGGCCACGAGAAGGGCGCCTTCACCGGCGCCCACCAGGCCCGGAAGGGCAAGTTCGAGATGGCGGACGGCGGCACCATCTTCCTGGACGAGATCGGCAACATCTCCCCCAAGATCCAGATGGAGTTCCTGCGGGTCCTGGAGGACAAGCGCTTCTACCGGGTAGGCGGCAGCAAGGAGATCCGGGCCGACTTCAGGATCATCGCTGCGACCAACAAGGATCTCACCGCCGCCATGGAGCGGGAGGAATTCCGGTCCGACCTCTACTACCGCTTGAATGTCTTTGTCATCGAGATCCCTCCGCTTAGGGAGCGGCGGGGGGATATCCCGGTTCTGGCCAGCCATTTCCTCGCCGCCTACAGCCGGCAGATGGCACGGAATATCAAGGGGATCAACCAGGAGGCGATGGCGCTGCTCCAGGCTTACGACTGGCCGGGCAACGTCCGGGAGCTGGAGAACGCCATCGAGCGGGCGGTGGTGGTGAGCAAAGGGAGCCTGATCGAGCCCTTTGACCTGCCCATCACCCTGCGCCGGCCCGAGAAGAGACCGGCCGAGATCTCCGACCTCTCCCTGGACGGTGCGCAACGGGTCCACATCGCCCGGGTCCTGGAGCTGAACGAATGGAACATCAGCCGGGCAGCGGAGGAGCTGAAGATCGACCGGGTCACCCTGTACAACAAGATCAAGAAGTATGGGCTCCGGAAGTGA